Proteins from one Mycoplasma sp. Pen4 genomic window:
- a CDS encoding YhcH/YjgK/YiaL family protein — protein sequence MIFDKLSNIKNYKFENKALEKALEIAQNINIDDYEDGLFEIEKDIKVFKRNFNPFYEDVNFGELHDQHVDIHLFANDIDEIIEFDSEPKFSENDILDAIPANDVVFIKTPTYSNKVRVSKGDFALFFPGELHKVLNTDSNYPNKKKLIIKVKIK from the coding sequence ATGATTTTTGATAAATTAAGCAATATTAAAAACTATAAATTTGAAAATAAAGCGCTCGAAAAAGCTTTAGAAATTGCGCAAAACATCAATATTGATGATTATGAAGATGGTCTTTTTGAAATAGAAAAAGATATTAAAGTTTTTAAACGGAATTTTAATCCCTTTTATGAAGATGTAAATTTTGGTGAATTACATGATCAACATGTTGATATTCATTTATTTGCAAATGATATCGATGAAATTATTGAATTTGATTCTGAACCAAAATTCTCAGAAAATGACATTTTAGATGCAATACCTGCAAATGATGTTGTTTTTATTAAAACACCTACATATAGTAATAAAGTTCGTGTATCAAAAGGAGATTTTGCATTATTTTTCCCTGGAGAATTACACAAAGTTTTAAATACAGATAGCAACTATCCAAATAAAAAGAAATTAATAATTAAAGTTAAAATTAAATAA
- a CDS encoding pseudouridine synthase, protein MKQERLDKYLAFALGFTRSEVKKVIKDKLITVNGELVNTIIKVDPENDEIRYDGEFLENKDKKVYMVMNKAKDCVCANWDNMHETVFEYLYEEDSLYRDLHTVGRLDLDTTGILLITNDGKFTHKLVAPKKHVEKKYKVTLDKEFDAELIKYFEKGFEIDENEVVKPSKIKVIEPNVVHLTLTEGKYHQVKRMMAKFDYTVVELERIEFSFLKLNELNLKLGEYRYLTNEEVKELYKLF, encoded by the coding sequence ATGAAACAAGAACGTTTAGATAAATATTTAGCCTTTGCTTTAGGTTTTACACGAAGTGAAGTTAAAAAAGTGATCAAAGATAAATTGATCACTGTAAATGGTGAATTAGTTAATACAATCATCAAAGTTGATCCTGAAAATGATGAAATCAGATACGATGGTGAATTCCTTGAAAATAAAGATAAAAAAGTTTATATGGTAATGAATAAAGCAAAAGATTGTGTATGTGCTAATTGAGATAATATGCATGAAACTGTTTTTGAATATCTTTATGAAGAAGATTCATTATATCGTGATTTACATACAGTTGGACGTTTGGATCTTGATACAACAGGAATTTTATTAATTACTAATGATGGCAAATTCACACATAAGCTTGTAGCTCCAAAAAAACATGTTGAAAAGAAATATAAGGTGACTCTTGACAAAGAGTTTGATGCAGAGTTGATTAAATATTTCGAAAAAGGCTTTGAAATAGATGAAAACGAAGTTGTTAAACCTTCTAAAATCAAAGTTATCGAACCAAATGTTGTACATTTAACTCTTACAGAAGGTAAATATCATCAAGTTAAACGTATGATGGCCAAATTCGACTACACTGTAGTTGAATTAGAAAGAATTGAGTTTTCTTTCTTAAAATTAAATGAACTCAACTTAAAACTTGGTGAATATCGTTATTTAACAAATGAAGAAGTTAAAGAACTATACAAATTGTTTTAA